One Spirochaeta africana DSM 8902 genomic window carries:
- a CDS encoding chorismate mutase codes for MKDNNSSSTIHAVRGAVQLPKDSIMAMRDGVTELIPALCKANGISEPDIVSIQFTQTDDLTAANPARELRSIGFASTPLFCAAEPLYPDYLPRTVRVLLTFRGSAEHAPQSVYLGGARVLRSDT; via the coding sequence ATGAAAGACAACAACAGTTCCTCCACAATCCATGCGGTACGGGGTGCGGTACAGCTGCCGAAAGACAGCATCATGGCAATGCGCGACGGTGTCACCGAACTCATTCCGGCTCTTTGCAAGGCCAACGGGATATCCGAACCGGACATCGTCAGCATTCAGTTTACCCAGACCGATGATCTGACTGCTGCCAATCCGGCCCGTGAACTTCGCAGTATCGGCTTTGCATCCACCCCACTATTCTGTGCCGCCGAGCCTCTTTACCCGGATTACTTGCCGCGTACGGTACGTGTGCTGCTTACATTTCGCGGCAGTGCTGAACACGCACCACAGTCGGTATATCTTGGCGGTGCACGGGTACTGCGCAGTGACACATGA
- a CDS encoding YkgJ family cysteine cluster protein — protein MKDFYQHGLQFGCTQCHACCRGEPGYVMLSHRDIEQLATHLCLPTRQFLLQYCRPVERYQGVFISLIEKPNYDCIFWDEGCTVYQARPFQCSSYPFWGFIVNSEESWKHEQSSCPGIGRGKLHSAEHIRALLDQRSREQYAQWSEYFSAEETG, from the coding sequence ATGAAAGACTTCTATCAACACGGTCTGCAGTTTGGCTGCACCCAGTGCCATGCCTGCTGTCGCGGTGAACCGGGATATGTTATGCTGTCTCACCGTGATATCGAACAGCTCGCCACGCATCTCTGCCTCCCGACACGACAGTTCCTGCTGCAGTACTGCAGGCCGGTGGAGCGCTATCAGGGGGTGTTTATCAGCCTGATCGAGAAGCCGAATTATGACTGCATTTTCTGGGACGAGGGCTGCACCGTTTACCAGGCCAGACCTTTCCAGTGCAGCTCATATCCCTTTTGGGGATTTATCGTGAATAGCGAGGAATCATGGAAGCACGAGCAGTCATCCTGCCCCGGTATTGGCAGGGGCAAGCTGCATAGTGCCGAACACATCCGGGCACTGCTGGACCAGCGTTCACGTGAGCAGTATGCGCAGTGGAGTGAGTATTTTTCGGCGGAGGAGACTGGATGA
- a CDS encoding M24 family metallopeptidase, whose protein sequence is MTHESPTLHPAPEQAARGARLLAEVFQQLRSQLVIGNTGTGVEQWCVEYIRQHRGSPSLRGYNGFPARICVNRNEVAAHGVPDGVPFSPGDIVTVDIVIEYMGWKIDSAWSYGIPPVPGEQQRLINSAWQASLLPLIARMRPDPGRHAAELLQHLLSESGMRACDGLAGHAIGRELHMPPRIPYDPRICSIPSGSPQQPFVFCWEPVLTPGSSSLVQQPDGSFITADGSPTAQFEHMFRCDSRQGIRLLNLQPAQIYAQRDAVLRARPPW, encoded by the coding sequence GTGACACATGAGAGCCCGACACTGCATCCTGCTCCAGAACAGGCAGCTCGAGGCGCGCGGCTGCTGGCTGAGGTGTTTCAGCAGCTTCGTTCGCAGCTGGTAATCGGGAATACCGGTACGGGAGTAGAGCAGTGGTGTGTAGAATATATTCGCCAGCATCGCGGCAGTCCCTCGCTGCGTGGGTACAATGGTTTTCCAGCCCGGATCTGTGTGAATCGCAACGAGGTTGCTGCCCATGGGGTTCCCGACGGGGTGCCGTTTTCACCAGGTGACATCGTTACCGTCGATATAGTTATTGAATATATGGGCTGGAAGATCGATTCGGCCTGGAGCTACGGGATACCACCAGTCCCTGGCGAACAACAGCGCCTGATTAACAGCGCCTGGCAGGCCTCGCTGCTTCCGCTGATAGCGCGTATGCGGCCCGATCCCGGGCGCCACGCCGCAGAACTGCTGCAGCATCTGCTTTCGGAATCCGGAATGCGGGCATGTGACGGGCTGGCAGGCCATGCCATCGGACGCGAGCTGCATATGCCCCCCAGAATTCCCTATGATCCGCGCATTTGCAGCATCCCCAGCGGCAGCCCCCAGCAGCCATTTGTGTTCTGCTGGGAACCGGTTCTCACCCCCGGCAGCAGTTCCCTGGTACAGCAGCCGGACGGCAGTTTTATTACTGCCGACGGATCACCAACAGCTCAATTCGAACACATGTTTCGTTGTGACTCCCGGCAGGGGATCCGACTGCTGAACCTGCAGCCAGCTCAGATTTACGCACAGCGGGATGCTGTTCTCCGGGCTCGCCCCCCATGGTAA